ACAGACTAGGGACAGGAAAGAACTTGACAAAATGGGGGTTTGATAGAAGGTCCAAGTAGGTCTCTTACCTGTTTGCTGTCCACCTCTATGTCAGCCACATAGTTCTCAAACACAGTGGGGACGTAAACCTCAGGGAATTGGTCTTTGCTAAAGACAATCAAGAGGCAGGTCTTCCCACAAGCTCCATCCCCGACTATCACCAGCTTCTTACGGATGGCTGCCATCCCTACAGGGGgggaataaattaagaaaatgtcACCAACATATCATGAAACATGAGTTTCCTCAAGGCATTCCTGTGATATAATGGCCACAAAACTAGAGCATATGGATGGAAACCATGGGGGGCGGGGAGGAATACATGTTAACATGATATGACACTTTAGGTTCCGGGAATTCTTATAGTTATTACGTACCAACCAGATGAGGCTTTGAGGAAGCAAGTTGTGCAACAAAGTAAGAGGAAGTTATTGGGAAACAAACACGTACACCCAATAAAACGGAAGAACTTTCAAGTCAaattaaagagaaaaacatcCATTTGCCCCAATCTtggcaattatttttatttcattcattcattttctaccgcttatcctcacgagggtcgctgggggtgctggagcctatcccagcagtctttgggcgagaggcggggtacaccctggactggtcgccagccaatcacagggcacatatagacaaacaaccattcacactcacacctatggacaatttggagtcgccaattaacctagcatgtttttggaatgtgggagaaaaatgtgggagaaaacccacgcatgcatggggagaacatgcaaactccacacagagttggccgagggtggacttgaaccctggtctcctagctatgaggtctgcgcgctaaccactcgactaccatgcagcgcattatttttatttaattaatgttatttttttaaggatTAAGTCGTCACACGGCTCTGATGATCTGACAAGATCATAGATGACTCCAAAGAAGTGACGACCCGGATACTTATAATTAGACAGCATCCCCTTGTGCAAAGTGCACTGAAGAGTTGAacgatgcacagtgacaccatctgcaccaagatcacGTTGTAGGTCTTTGGCAAGACCTCCGATTTCACAGTTTAGAGAGAAGACCGTCATTTCAGAGGTATGTAAACAACACAGCCTGCGCTGTGCTGTTTCGGAACAACTATTTGCCTGTGCACTGTCTTTATAAttatcaacattattatttattaacaaaGCCTAATTTGGTTGATGTGCTTAATAGCACTCTGTTTTCTATACTGgacagttttaatatttttattctgattgtatgactttattttataaaaagccTAGTGCAACGCTGCAAGCGTCCTATAAATGGTCAAATAATCTAAGTAGGACAGAGCTGTCAAAAATATTAGCCCATTCCCTGGATGACTTgaagaaaagacaacaaaaatgggGCAGGGGGTGCCTGGAGGCATGTGTAGAGTCAATGTTTGACCAGCAACTGGGTCTACATAACAATGTACcctcactttaaaaaaatggcaccTCATTGCTGAAAGGCAAGTCATTACACTAACACTAACGGCTGCTTCAGAGCTGATAAAGTCGAGAGCATTGAGCAAAGGCATTATAAAAAGGTGAATATCAATATCTATAACTAGTCAATCTGAATGgttttgtgttaaaataaaaaagaaacaagaaaaTCATTAAACAATAAAAGGTAACAGCAGGGAAATGACCAATTAAGATGTGTGTTGTATCATTTCCCTCCCTAAACTTTAATCTAAGCCTAAGATTCTCAATCTTAAAGTCAGCACAGACACCACCAAGACAAAAATCAGGTCAAATTACACACGGCGGGTAAGACGTGTCAAATTCACATGTAAAATTAATAAGGTTTCAGAACATTTTGTAGACAACGTGGCTGttctttacacaaaaaaaaccataatcCTCTAGTGTTTTGAAGctaaatacagatttttacCAAAATTTGGTTTTCCGACATCTTGGCTTGCCCCTACCGCAGTTggttattatttgtattgtagaAAGTCGGACCACATCGCCATAAATCATCTTACGACAATGAGGTCGTTTTGGCTGCATTGATCTATGGACGCATTAATGAAATTGGATGTTGACCTGTCGCTGTCATCTTATTCCATTAAATGGAATGAGAGGCTATCAGTGCAGTAAGCAGGTTCAAGGGTAAAATGTGTCAAACTGCAGAAATAACACTATTAGTGAACTGTACCATGTTATGCATAACCAGTGCAATGTAACACCCGATGCCTTACCGAGGTACCCATGTTACTCTGTTGTAAATTGTAATTGTACAATGTGTATTGTAATTGTAAACAACAATACACACTATGTCAAAATGCTTTGCTTTAGCAGCATGAAGTTGGATTGTAGTCCATTGTTTGATCACATGCCTCCGCTGATCAGAACAAAATCCATTCCCAGTGATTCCATCCACTCCGCAGTGTTCCATAGCGCAGATTTAAGGTCTATAGACTAGTCTGTAGCACACAGAGAGAACTGTGTCTCATCCTAAGAGAGCTCCCAGTATAAACCAGTGTTTTTAAAGCAGCCTGCCACTGGGTGGGTCACTAGAAAGATGGCGTCATCACAGAGGCAACAGATGGCTAGTGTGTCCGCAGTGGAAGAACGTGTGGGTGGCCTCAATTCAAATTCGACACCCCGAAGAAAACCACATTAAACGCGCCTATGGCTTTTTATTGACTGAAGGCAACCCTGGGAAGACATATTTACATGTCATGggtattacatttaaaaatggtaGTTAACCTCACCGCCGATTTTCACCTTGTATTACCAGGATAGAAGAAAATTATGTATGTTTGATCGAACAATAAGAAAAAATGAGGTTTGAATGTGCCTTTAGATAAAAGTCAACGAACCTCCTCCTGTTCAGTCGAGAAAAGACCCTTTGTTTGGCTACACCGATTCGCCAATCTAGGCCAATagtcacaaatacattttaactgataattaattacaatatcacacttatttatttgaattaatgTGGATTAGGTCACCGCAGCTCTGGCTTTCAAACTGGAGCAGCTTTCCCCCCAGTATAACAGTATAACTGTCTGGAAAGTGCGGAAGCGGCATTAGCAATGGAGGTCGTTTAGGGGGGGGGAGCTAGCGACTCTAGCATCGGCTAACTGCGGCTTACTAAGCCTTCATATAACtttaacaataaacaatacaaataaacatatctgaaaattattattaaagtaagTTTACctgcgttttttttgtgtggacaaAGTTGCGTGTACGATGGAGATGAGTCGCTCGCCGCTGCCAGCCACCAGCCTCACTCACTGGGATACAATTGAATTGCTTTCGGGTGCGCGCAGGCGAGGGTTTGAAACTCGGAACTCGAAAAGGCGGGGGGAGGGGTGGCGGCCACGCGCTCCAGAGCCACACCTGCGCGGGCACGATAAAGTTGATGATGGGGAAGGCGAACTGCTATCGGAATGcgattattattgaatattatattataaacaactacaatattatatattatattgggaAAATACACTAGAACAAATGAAACGTAGTAACTTTGGGCTTACTGCCCCACCTAGTGGCCAGCTTTGGTCATTTTGCCACAATATTCAATGAAGTGGGGTTACTATAGGGTTACTGTATTGTGTCCTCCTTAGGACAGATACAATACGAGAATATTGTGATAAGTATTGAGTGCTAATTTTTAGTCTTCTTCTGAGTGCCTTGCTagcttatatatttatatatatacagattTTGGAACGGTCTTCCTGACAGTGAAAGCAGCGcgacagcgccatctgctgtttGAGATCTTCCCAGGTAAAATACAATGCAGTGACCTTAATTCGAAATAAACATACTACTGTATACGGAGTGTCCTCGCTGAACAAAACACATAAATTACAACACACATCTCATACAATCACctttattttatgtacataaGTATATTGTAAACTAAAACTGCAACGTGTGCAACATACAGAGATAAACTGCCATtaaggcagtgcttctcaatgaTTTTGTCATGCCCCGCCAAAGGACCCcactgatttgaaatactattgaaatTGATATTTATTCagttatctgtactgtacagaccaGGGCTGTCCCAAGCCCTCATGGGACCCCCACAcaggtaaaaaataattatttatttctttgttaAGTTAGTTCGCTTATGCCTGGtgcagactgaacttgaaactgaaaccaaaaaaagcaacaaaatcgagagcatattcaagagtcaaattgcatgttgagtactataaatttgtacatgttggtaggtctgcattgaaatgaaagcctgtCCCATCCCCGACCCCGTGCCCCCAGGCGttccactatttgagaagcactgcagtaAGGTGAGATGCAGGTAGGGAAATGACAGCTAAAACtgccattaaaaacagaatattgTTGCAAACAAGTTGCCCCTCTACAATATGACACTACTGCCATGGCGCTTTGACGAACCAACATACAAAACCCCTAAAAAAGGTGCAGTCTGCCTTGATTACACAGCTACCCCTGGAGACTCTAGTGTTTGAACACACTGGAAGCATTACATGACACCCTCTTCCTGTTTTGAGTACACAAGATAGCCCAACATACCACAAACACACTAGTTATGCAGTCAGGTAATGATAGcgatttgacaaagtttagctaTTAGCGTTGGCTATCACTGAATGTATAGCCTATGACAATAGCATGACCAAACACTGTTGCTTCTTTGAGACTTCTTTAGCATATGTGCACATGCTATGCACATATACATGAATACCAGGAAGGCAAGTGACCATCTTATTCAGGTTGAacgccaatttttttttcacccatttGTATGTGGTTTAATttgtatatgtaaaaaatatagacAATTTATACAATCTGTTCTTTTGGTAACAAATGGCGACCGATGGGGGTGgtggtatatttttttgtttgaaaaaaaatgtaatttggagTCAAAGACATTCAACGCCTttacaaaaaatgcaaattaagtaaaattaagtGTCATAAGCTTTGTATTGCGTTATCACAATGAAAGCCTTACTTTGGGAACGTTATCTCTCTTTAACAGCAACTTTCTCTTCATACAGTATTTTTCATTAAATGGTATGTGTTTACACTGCTTTCTTTTTCTACTGAAATCCCAAACAGAAGGCAAAGCACAGAGAAGTGAGACTACATTGATTTCTTACAATTACATCAAGTAATATTCAAAGCAACTTGGCACTATTGAACTGTAATTGTTGCTAAAAGCAGTTGGGTTTGTTAAGACACCTTCCCCATTAGTACATGATCCTTAGCTCTTGGTGGTTGACATTAGAAGATACAAAAGGGCATCTGTTCATTCATAAAATATGGCCAGTGTGAttctcttcaaaataaaaggtacGGCAATTTAAGAGGTTGAAAAAGAATATAGATTAAACAGTTTCAATGGCTTTTATCCTACCTTACGTATCAGTCCAAAagtttttgtttgggtttttttttggtgtttatgTAATGTTTTTCAAAGAGGGGCTTGTTGTTTTATCTGACAAGAAAGGTCCAATGTTCTCCCCCAGAATTCCTCGCCTGGAGTTGTTCACTATGAAAACCAACAATGATCAAATGTCAGTATGActccccctccaaaaaaaaactttatagtCTCAAGCTCCTCTGTTTTGAGTGCAATGTGAATTTCTTTGCACATGATGGCAGTACAAAACCAACGTggctttagttatttttttcttgccgATCCCTGTCAGTTTTCAACATCACataagcaaacaaaacaaagaaaatcaaaatCAGAAAATAAGATTAGAAAACAACCCATGTATCTTTCTGTCTGTGGTAAAACCTTAGCACACATCAGTGGAACAGTGTAGATTTGAACCATGAATTGGCCGGCTGTCCAACActttcattttacaaatatgtaaaataaagtgcaaataaaGCAAACAAGGCTGACTAGTGATCAGTGTAGCTCTCTATCAAAGACTCcactaaaccttttttttttttataaatgcaaCCATACTTTTCACTTTCCATGTTTGTATTGAGCCAAAATAAAGCATACTGTAAATGGACAGAAAGCCGGCAATATTTCAACAGCTATTTCTAAATCTGGCACCATGAAAGAGCTTAGACAGTGAGCACACAGGAACGTAGTCCAGGATTGGACATGGAGTCAACCTAAAATGTTGTCCAGGAGCGGGTAAACAAACTTGAGAGAGCTGAGACTCGCTTCAGAacctaggttcccaaagtgagGTACACTAAACTTTCGAAGGaggtaaatgaataaaaatgaaaaataattaggAGTGCACCTGAATGCCTCGCGGTCCAAGGAGACAGAGCGTGAtgttgttcattgctctgtgtcCGCTATGAAGAAGCAAgtttgcaaaatacacattttggaAACAGTTACTATAAAGtgaattaaccaattaattaaattcAGTATTTCAAGGAAATTAACATAAAAAGGTTTATGTTTGCAGGAGTAGAGGGGACATGGCTTCTGGTCAAATGTCTAAAGGGGTccgtgactgtaaaaagtttgggaccACTGGTCCAAAATATTCTCAgctggcactttttttttgttagtcaTCACTCAAACAGTAAGAGTGTCGCTTTTTCCTTTACTTCCTGCACTCTTTACTGTGTTGCCAAATCACCAAAAACCTCCAAGTCAAAGCTCAATATATGTCTTTTTGGGAGGGAGTCTCTGGCACGGACAAGCTTTCTCTTGAGTGTGCATCCATTTTGCtgagtattttttaaaagtacgcGAAACAGATGCGTGGTGCCATGCACGCACCTCCTGCCACTTGGAATCAAACCAGGAAGATACAACGTCTGCTTTGCTTGCAAGGAGGAAGGACTTGTGTCAAGGTGGCCTATCTGACAACACTGGTTGACATCCAACACATGTGAAGGTGAACTCTGAACGTTCAACCTGTGTGTTGGTTTTACAATGACACAAAGGTCTAACATGTCACTGAATAGATCCCAGTCAGGATGCTTTAAATCAGCGCCATCATGTGCAATAGAACTGTAAGTTATGACGTAGACGGTGCGTCCTCAAAGCTGATGATGCTCGACTCCGGGTTGGACTGTGCTCCAGTGCTCTGCGACATGGAGGACAACGTGGTGGAGGAGAGGGACATGCCGACATGTCCCCCCGATCTGGATGAAGAAGAGGGAGGGTCACGCGGGAGGAGTGGCTGCCTGTCCGTTCTGACCTCGTCGTCCTCGTCGTCGTCTTCATCGTCCATGCTGGGCCAGGTGGACTGGTCCTCCACACGCTTTAGACGTTCGTTCAGAGCCTTAAGGGCCAATTGCCTAGGAGGAAGATGACAGAAAAGCGTTTTGTCCTTGGTTTGCAAAGTGACACACTGggaaaaacgtgaaaaaaaaacacacaagaccTTCCATCAATGCAAAGAGACAATTACAGAATTGATATCCCTCACCTCCTCCTCTCTGCATCCTGAGGGTCTGTCCCTGGTAGGCTGATAGTGATAGATGATGGTGCCCCCACATCGTACCTCTTCACCATCTTCCTACACACCTTCACCTTGACCAGGGCGGCATGCACTATCCCCGCCAGCAGACCCACCGCCGGCTGCAGCGCCTCGGGGAAGAAGCTTGCGAAAGCGAAGTGGTCCGACATGTCCCCACGACCCCGGCTGTGCCTCTGGTAGAAGCGCAGGTAGACCCAGCCGGAGAGGGCTCCGTAGCTGTACGCGGCCAGGGGGGCCGAGTTCTCCAGCAAACCCGAGAGGCGCAATAAagtcaggaggaggaggaccaaCGCTGGTGCGGCTTTGAATCTTACCTGTAAATTAAGACAGTAGAGATGTGAATTCTTGTGAGGATTGCGCTCAAGGATATGGCAATTTCACAAGCTAAGAGGCTAGTTTGAATGCAATTAAGATTTACAGAAAAAGAATCAAATCAAAACTAAATAgcaaacaggagttcagaacatgcCACATCGACTAGTCCATTAATAATTGAGAAATGTTAATTTGGCCTCACCTGTGGAACTCTGAGAACAGTTGTATCGCCCATAGTCTGCTTCAGCGCCACTAGGACGCCTCCCAGGAAGCCAGCAGCTCCATGGATGCGGACAGCAAACAAGAAGTCTAGGTCAAATGTGGCCACGTAGGTGAGGAGGTAGGAGAGGCCCGCTAGAAGGCCTGCAGATACATTTACCACGGCAAAAAAGATCAGCAGTTCCAGGGCACCCCACAAAGGCTCCAGCAGGCGCCCACAGGCCATAACCGTCCCTACACTGGCCGCCACACCCCAAAAATGCTGCTCCACGATCCCATGGGTGACCAGTGTCCACACCCAGAAGTTAGGAGGAAATAGATAACCCGGAGTGACCCCCAGTGAATACGATGTGTTCACAGCCCAGGAGAGCAGGTAGAGAAGAACCACCAGGGCACTTATGGCCTTCACAACCACACTAGTGCTGGCTAGTGTGGCCAGGAAGTGTTGTCTCGCCACAGGCAGGTAACGATTCATGTTTTGAGGAAGATCCCTCCAGAGATGATCGAGTGGTGTTGGGATGAGGTTAATGGCAGGTGGGACAAGTGAGACTTGAAGATCCAGACACCGTCCCAAGCATCATTTCTCTTGGAGTGACCTTTGGAGAGTAAATTGCAAAGTTATCTGTAAAGCTGATTGAATCACATTGTGAAAGAGAAAAACACTTTCATGGGGAAACAGGATACAGTAGCATACTAAAGTGTATTAAATCATATGGCtgaaggtttgtagctttttatacaagaatatgcttaatttaaaattttatattgtcatattgtgatACCGGCacggtgtcgagtggttagcgcgcagacctcacagctcggaggccagggttcaattccactctcgggttagggttactccggtttcctcccacattccaaaaacatgctaggttaatcaattaattggcgactccaaattgtccataggaatgtgagtgtgaatggttgtttgtctatatgtgccctgtgattggctggccaccagtccagggtgtaccccgcctctcgcccaaagacagctgggataggctccagcaccccccgcgaccctcatgagtaaaaagtggtagaaaatgaatgaatattgtgatacatcccaaaaatatcacTATAAATACCTGAACAAAATAAAAGATGACAAGTTGAAAATAGCTAGAATTTGCTTTGTGTACATTCAGatggaaatggctattagcatcCCTGCTCCCTgtgtgcacactctataatgctacacagacaacagcTTTTGCTCCAggatacacaaaataaacactgttAGGACACAGATAAATTGTGACTTAAATTGTTACTAATATGAATTTACTTACAATATCTATCCgaagacaaaaaaatcataataagctctgcttcttcctgctcctttgcGGTTGATTTGTGCCAGTGTAAGCATGTAACGTTCTTTGATTAAACTTAAACCGTACTTCGATTCCCACTTTAACACTAGCGCTTTTAGAATAATTCTATCGgcagacaaataataataataatatgtttaaaataaaaaagtaatgcaGCGACGAGCCAATATATAGAAGAAGAGTTCCATATAAGAGTTAGCACGTCAACATGGGggaagctaatgttagctagtTGGCTAAGTCAGTGTGAGCTGTCCGCCATGGAGGACTACCAGATTATGTCTTAGTTAAATTAGTAGATGAAGCAAATGAGTCACTTTTACCTGGTGGAACCAGCCCGTCCACGGAGCTCCGGTCGCAGTCTTCTGCGCCCTCTTGGCCAGGCGACATCTACCGGGGCGAGCCCGAGGATTCCCCGTAGCCAGCAACAGGCCTTCAAAACAACGCCTGATACACCTGAGAACAGCGACAATGGCTGTGTGGACAATGTGTTATTAACGCTTCTTCGctcttttgtttatttaacacCCCATTTGCCTCTTGGATGACGGTTGAAATATAAATACTAGCTTAACAAGTACGCCTCCTGTCCGAAACATCACTGGGCAACAGACCTGCACAGCCTGCTGCCACAAAAAGCGTCAAGTCACGTAACAGCAAAGGATGCTGGGAAATGGTGTTCCTTAACCTTAAACTGCCCAATAACTTGCCTGGTAGTTTTCTTCATAAACTAAAATTTACTTGCATTTTTTGATAATTGTTTTGTCAAAAACATCAAAGGAAAGAATCaagttaaataataaaacaaataaatggtgATGGTTGAATTTATTTGGAATATACATGCAGTTTACATTGAAGGCCTCATGTTACAATTCACAATTTTATATGTCCGTAGTCAGAAAAGGTGTCCtaggaaatattattattattatataattctccttcacatcgagaggagtcagttgaggtggctcgggcatctagtccggatgtcTCCTGGATGGCaacctggaggaggtggctggggacaTTTGGAGCGCCAATAACTGCAtttctattgtattttatatatttttttatataaatttagTAAATCTAATATCAGTTTGTGAGTCTTTTTCATTCTTATAACAGAATAGTAAACAACACAGAAAGTAGGGAAGTGAAATTGGCTTGAAGTGTCCCTTTTGGCATGGTTGgggttgttcattcattttctatcgctttttcctcacgagggtcgcggggggtgctggagcctatcccagctgtcttcgggcgagaggcagggtacactctggactggtggccagccaatcacagggcacatatagacaaacaaccattcacactcacattcacaccgatggacaatttggagtcgccaattaacctagcatgtttttggaatgtgggaggaaaccggaatacccggagaaaacacacacatgcatggggagaacatgcaaactccacacagagatggccgagggtggaattgaaccctggtctcctagctgtgaggtctgcgtgctaaccactcaaatgccgtgccgcccgtttctattgtatttaatatatttttatatacattttgtaaCTCTAATACCAGTTTGTGAGTCTTTTTCCTTCTTAAGAGTAAAGAACACAGAAAAGAGGGAAGTGAAATTGGGAAGTGAAAGTGTCCCTTTTGGCATGGTTGGGGTTGTTTGTAACCcaaaaatgaattattgtttTGAATAAATGAAGAAAGCACCATTATTGAACATGTTTCTTTTTATTGtcaaacttttaaaaataaagcaaaaaaaaaaaaaaaaagcagagtacTACAACTATTTCTCAAAAGTAACTTAAGGGCATACACTCAATCCATGGATTCACGACACATCAAGAGTTGGACCGATCAGTCAGTCCTCCGAGACAGCAGCTTCAATCGGACTGCTCTGCTCATCGGTCTGCATTGAttggtataaataaatatgcaaattcaAGTAGAAAAACGCTCTGAAATAAGTTGTCAGTTGCTGCGGCAAATGCCAAGCAGCCAACCAAACagttcaaacacaaaacaaacgtTCTTGTCATCATTTCTGATatgaaaacatacacacacaaaaaaaaacactagaatGATCTTTTTACAACTGGAACAATTAACAGTAATTTGATCTTAAGtggtattattatgatattcaCTTGTGAGCAGGTTTTGGACGAGGCTTGTCATGAAGGGATCTAATGAGATCCCAATGGCCACAAATGCAGTATAAACCTGGTGACACCATAGATGACTGGTATAACTATCAGCATAATAATCTTGATATTCACATAAACTGTCTTAATAATTATTACCGATTGGTTGGTCCACATATGcaaaaattgcatttaattgattttttttttcctttcaaacTTGAATATACGTATAGTCATTTAACCATACACATTAAAAAAcgcaaaacataaaataatacaaatgaataaatattcaatgttaataaataaattacctcGGTCAATTCaaacattgtttaaaaaaaatgaaacaggtAAACGAGTGATTTCAGTATGAAGAACGCATCCGCCATTCTTTCACACTGAGCTTACAGATGTGAAGAGATGGGTTCTATACCACAAAACAATCTGCTGACTGCTTTTAAAGCTTTCACTTTATAGACAAGTGATTGAATTGGCGTCTATATGAATAGCAGGGATGAATTGAAGCCTTTGCCTTCAACCTGTTGACAGAAAcaggtgttttatttattacagtatattgcaGCGCTTACCTGCAAAGTTAAAGTTAATCAGAATTTTTACATATTGACTCATTTTTGGTCACGTAAGACACAATCCATTTCGATGGAGGTTGCGGATGTGCCGTTTTTTTGGCAAagccccaccaaaaaaaaacaaaagagcaaaAGGTGAATTCTtgctttcttccttcctcctcacacaacacaacacagacaCGGTAACGCCACCAACAGCAAAAAGATGTGGTCTTGATGATTCCTCTTGGCATgtagaaatacagtatataggcTTGAGTGAAGtattttgcatcattttgtcACTAGGCTACAGTAAGACTGCGGGGGTGAGATTTCCACAAATTGCCTCTCACCGTTCACATTCAGGAAAGAGATAAGCGGCTAAAAAGGCATTTTTCCATTCTCCGCTACGAGAAAGAGCACAGTTTTTCACCTGGCTGTCAT
This window of the Doryrhamphus excisus isolate RoL2022-K1 chromosome 10, RoL_Dexc_1.0, whole genome shotgun sequence genome carries:
- the tmem115 gene encoding transmembrane protein 115 isoform X1; its protein translation is MNRYLPVARQHFLATLASTSVVVKAISALVVLLYLLSWAVNTSYSLGVTPGYLFPPNFWVWTLVTHGIVEQHFWGVAASVGTVMACGRLLEPLWGALELLIFFAVVNVSAGLLAGLSYLLTYVATFDLDFLFAVRIHGAAGFLGGVLVALKQTMGDTTVLRVPQVRFKAAPALVLLLLTLLRLSGLLENSAPLAAYSYGALSGWVYLRFYQRHSRGRGDMSDHFAFASFFPEALQPAVGLLAGIVHAALVKVKVCRKMVKRYDVGAPSSITISLPGTDPQDAERRRQLALKALNERLKRVEDQSTWPSMDDEDDDEDDEVRTDRQPLLPRDPPSSSSRSGGHVGMSLSSTTLSSMSQSTGAQSNPESSIISFEDAPSTS
- the tmem115 gene encoding transmembrane protein 115 isoform X2, giving the protein MNRYLPVARQHFLATLASTSVVVKAISALVVLLYLLSWAVNTSYSLGVTPGYLFPPNFWVWTLVTHGIVEQHFWGVAASVGTVMACGRLLEPLWGALELLIFFAVVNVSAGLLAGLSYLLTYVATFDLDFLFAVRIHGAAGFLGGVLVALKQTMGDTTVLRVPQNSAPLAAYSYGALSGWVYLRFYQRHSRGRGDMSDHFAFASFFPEALQPAVGLLAGIVHAALVKVKVCRKMVKRYDVGAPSSITISLPGTDPQDAERRRQLALKALNERLKRVEDQSTWPSMDDEDDDEDDEVRTDRQPLLPRDPPSSSSRSGGHVGMSLSSTTLSSMSQSTGAQSNPESSIISFEDAPSTS